DNA sequence from the Agrobacterium tumefaciens genome:
GGAGCACCAGTGCGGACAGGAAGGTTGCGTCGGTGTCGGGGTATGTCATTGGTCATGGCGCCACCTCAAAAGACCTGACCTGCCGCCATCACCAGATGTTCCGCGACCGGACCAAGAGCTAGCGCAGGCAGGAAGGTGAGGCCGCCGACAATCAGGATCGTGCCGACAAGCAGACCGACAAACAGCGGACCATCCGTTGGGAAGGTGCCGGCCGATGCCGGAACGGTCTTCTTGGTGACCAGCGAGCCGGCGATGGCGAGCGCCGGAATGATCACCAGAAAACGCCCCATCAGCATGCCGAAACCAAGCGTGATGTTGTACCAGGTGGTATTGCCGGTCAGACCGCCGAAAGCCGAGCCGTTATTGGCGGCTGCCGAAGTGTAGGCATAGAGGATTTCGGAGAAACCGTGCGGTCCGGCCGTGCCGATCGACGCCACCGCCGATGGCAGGACCGTGGCCGTGGCGGTGAAAGCCAGCATGGCGAGTGGCAGGCAGAGAATGGCCAGAACTGCCATCTTCATTTCCTTGGCCTCGATCTTCTTGCCGAGATATTCCGGCGTGCGGCCCACCATCAGACCCGCCACGAAGATGGCGATGATGATGAACAGCAGGATGCCGTAGAAACCCGCGCCGACACCGCCAACGATCACTTCACCCAATTGCATGTTGATGAGCGGGACTAAACCACCAAGCGCCGTGAAGCTGCCATGCATGGCGTTGACCGCACCGCAGGACGCGGCTGTCGTGATGACTGCAAACAGCGATGAAAGCGCTACACCGAAGCGAACTTCCTTGCCTTCCATATTGCCGCCCGGGAGACCAAAGCCGTGCATCAGCGGATTTCCGGCCGCTTCCGCCCAATAGGTGACGGCGACGCCGGCGATGAACAGAACGCCCATGGCCGAAAGGATCGCCCAACCCTGGCGCTGGTTGCCCACCATGCGCCCGAAGACATTGGTGAAGGCCGCACCGATCGCGAAGATCGACACCATCTGGATCATGTTGGAGAAGGCATCAGGGTTTTCAAACGGATGCGCCGAATTGGCGTTGAAGAAACCGCCGCCATTGGTGCCGAGCATCTTGATCGCCAGCTGCGATGCGACGGGCCCGACCGCAATCGTCTGCTGCGCGCCCTCGAGCGTTTGTGCCGTGACATAAGCGCCGAGCGTCTGCGGCACCCCAAGCCACACATAAATGAGGGTCAGCACGATGCAAAGGGGCAAAAGCACGTAGAGCGTCGCGCGGATCATATCCACCCAGAAATTGCCGATGGCCTTGCCTGAAGCGCGCGAAAAGGCGCGGATGAGACCGATGGCGATTGCCATGCCCGTGGCGCCGGAAACGAAATTCTGAACGGTTAAACCAGCCATCTGGGTCAGATAAGAC
Encoded proteins:
- the kdpA gene encoding potassium-transporting ATPase subunit KdpA, with the translated sequence MTLNGWFQILLFCGIIFALVKPLGFYMARVFSGERTLLSPVLVPVERGLYALAGTSEREEQHWTTYAFSMLLFNLLGFVLLYSLMRFQAVLPYNPQAMPAVGPELSFNTAVSFVTNTNWQNYGGESTMSYLTQMAGLTVQNFVSGATGMAIAIGLIRAFSRASGKAIGNFWVDMIRATLYVLLPLCIVLTLIYVWLGVPQTLGAYVTAQTLEGAQQTIAVGPVASQLAIKMLGTNGGGFFNANSAHPFENPDAFSNMIQMVSIFAIGAAFTNVFGRMVGNQRQGWAILSAMGVLFIAGVAVTYWAEAAGNPLMHGFGLPGGNMEGKEVRFGVALSSLFAVITTAASCGAVNAMHGSFTALGGLVPLINMQLGEVIVGGVGAGFYGILLFIIIAIFVAGLMVGRTPEYLGKKIEAKEMKMAVLAILCLPLAMLAFTATATVLPSAVASIGTAGPHGFSEILYAYTSAAANNGSAFGGLTGNTTWYNITLGFGMLMGRFLVIIPALAIAGSLVTKKTVPASAGTFPTDGPLFVGLLVGTILIVGGLTFLPALALGPVAEHLVMAAGQVF